One stretch of Mycolicibacterium fallax DNA includes these proteins:
- a CDS encoding phytanoyl-CoA dioxygenase family protein produces MAPGDKVASLLDLAGDLAGTFPRTASSGAQIAPAVVEADLAALLRDGYVILPDLLGGDELEAIRADVGPLLNRLGRNGFEGHGTQRVYSVLNKTRSCDRIADHPRVLALLDRLFMPNYLLSMLQVINILPGEQAQMLHTDDGFYPLPRPRKALGAATIWAIDEFTADNGATDIIAGSHAWGDRMPDPGEREPVVTSAGSCVFFLGTLWHGGGANRSANPRLALTAQYCEPWLRPQEAFTLSMTRDTVRAVSEDIRRMLGYSIHPPFIGQVDGMHPKRLLGSGAQPL; encoded by the coding sequence ATGGCGCCCGGCGACAAGGTGGCGTCGCTGCTGGATTTGGCCGGTGACCTGGCCGGCACATTTCCGCGGACCGCGAGCAGCGGTGCACAGATCGCCCCGGCAGTGGTCGAGGCGGATCTGGCGGCGCTGCTGCGCGACGGGTATGTTATCCTGCCCGATCTGCTCGGCGGGGACGAGCTCGAGGCGATCCGGGCCGATGTTGGGCCGCTGCTGAATCGGCTGGGCCGCAACGGTTTCGAGGGGCATGGCACCCAGCGGGTGTACAGCGTGCTGAACAAGACCCGCAGCTGCGACCGGATCGCCGACCACCCGCGGGTGCTGGCGCTGCTGGATCGGCTGTTCATGCCGAACTACCTGCTGTCGATGCTGCAGGTGATCAATATCCTGCCCGGCGAGCAGGCGCAGATGTTGCATACCGACGACGGGTTCTATCCGCTGCCGAGGCCGCGGAAGGCCCTGGGAGCGGCCACCATCTGGGCGATCGACGAGTTCACCGCCGACAATGGTGCCACCGACATCATCGCGGGCAGCCATGCGTGGGGCGATCGGATGCCCGATCCCGGCGAGCGCGAACCGGTGGTGACGAGCGCCGGCTCGTGTGTGTTCTTCCTCGGCACCTTGTGGCACGGCGGCGGTGCCAACCGCTCGGCGAACCCTCGCCTTGCCCTGACCGCGCAGTATTGCGAACCGTGGCTGCGTCCGCAGGAGGCGTTCACGCTGTCGATGACCCGCGACACCGTGCGCGCGGTGTCCGAGGACATCCGCCGGATGCTCGGCTACAGCATCCATCCGCCGTTTATCGGCCAGGTCGACGGGATGCATCCCAAGCGGCTCTTGGGCTCCGGCGCTCAACCTTTGTGA
- a CDS encoding IS256 family transposase, with translation MLTVVHDGQETNDETGGRSLLDEIVRDGARQMLATALQAEVAAYVAQYADQLDDNGHRLVVRNGYHQAREVLTAAGAVEVKAPRVNDRRLDLDTGERKRFSSAILPAWARKSPQMSEVLPLLYLHGLSTSDFTPALEQFLGSGAGLSASTITRLTSQWQDEAAAFGRRDLSGTDYVYLWVDGIHLKVRLDQEKLCLLVMLGVRADGRKELVAISDGYRESAESWADLLRDCKRRGMTAPVLAVGDGALGFWKAVREVFPATKEQRCWFHKQANVLAALPKSAHPSALAALKEIYNAEDIDKAQLAVKAFEVDFGAKYPKAVAKITDDLDVLLEFFKYPAEHWIHLRTTNPIESTFATVRLRTKVTKGPGSRVAGLAMAYKLIDAAAARWRAVNAPHLVALVRAGAAFHKGKLLERPADITPQTPPSDDDQHAGTEVA, from the coding sequence ATGCTCACCGTAGTTCACGATGGCCAGGAGACCAACGACGAAACCGGCGGACGCTCATTGCTCGATGAGATCGTTCGCGACGGCGCTCGGCAGATGCTGGCCACGGCGTTGCAGGCTGAGGTCGCTGCCTACGTGGCTCAGTACGCCGACCAGCTTGATGACAACGGTCACCGACTGGTGGTGCGCAACGGCTACCACCAAGCCCGTGAGGTGCTGACCGCGGCCGGCGCAGTCGAGGTGAAAGCTCCGCGGGTCAACGACCGCCGCCTCGACCTGGACACGGGCGAACGCAAGCGGTTCTCCTCCGCGATCCTGCCGGCCTGGGCGCGCAAGTCTCCGCAGATGAGTGAGGTCCTGCCGCTGCTGTACCTGCATGGCTTGTCGACCAGCGATTTCACCCCGGCCCTGGAGCAGTTCCTCGGCTCCGGTGCCGGGCTGTCGGCATCCACGATCACCCGGCTGACGTCGCAGTGGCAAGACGAGGCCGCCGCGTTCGGTCGCCGCGATCTGTCGGGCACCGACTACGTCTACCTGTGGGTTGACGGCATCCATCTCAAGGTCCGTCTGGACCAGGAGAAGCTGTGCCTGCTGGTGATGCTCGGTGTGCGCGCCGACGGGCGCAAGGAACTGGTGGCGATCAGCGACGGCTACCGTGAATCGGCCGAGTCGTGGGCCGATCTGCTGCGCGACTGCAAACGGCGCGGCATGACCGCCCCCGTGCTCGCCGTCGGTGACGGTGCGCTCGGGTTCTGGAAAGCGGTGCGTGAGGTGTTCCCGGCCACCAAAGAGCAGCGGTGCTGGTTCCACAAGCAGGCTAATGTTCTTGCCGCACTGCCGAAATCAGCACACCCGTCGGCCCTGGCGGCACTCAAGGAGATCTACAACGCCGAGGATATCGACAAGGCCCAGCTCGCGGTGAAAGCGTTCGAGGTCGATTTCGGCGCCAAGTACCCCAAGGCGGTCGCCAAGATCACCGACGACCTCGATGTGCTGCTGGAGTTCTTCAAGTACCCGGCCGAACATTGGATCCACCTGCGTACGACCAATCCGATCGAAAGCACCTTCGCCACAGTGCGTTTGAGGACCAAGGTGACCAAGGGGCCGGGATCGCGGGTGGCCGGTCTGGCCATGGCCTACAAGCTGATCGATGCCGCCGCGGCCCGTTGGCGGGCTGTCAACGCCCCGCACCTGGTTGCCCTGGTGCGCGCTGGCGCGGCCTTCCACAAAGGCAAGCTGCTTGAGCGTCCCGCCGACATCACGCCGCAGACACCGCCCTCAGACGACGATCAGCACGCCGGGACGGAGGTCGCCTGA
- a CDS encoding IS3 family transposase: MLRERFGVSERRACTVVGLHRSTMRLAPPSISTEEAQLRVAAPVLHRPAALGWRRAAKMARRAGWQVNNKRIRRLWREEGLRVPQRRRKKRLTGIGVAVGAMSPIRPNVIWAMDFQFDTTADGRTLKLLNVIDEFTREALAIEVDRSIDADGVVAVLDRLALVHGAPHYVRFDNGPEFVAHAVADWCRFNSAGSLFIDPGSPWQNAFIESFNGRLRDELLNSWRFDSLLEARVLIEDWRRDYNANRPHTAHGDLTPAEFALQWATTHQPKVA; the protein is encoded by the coding sequence ATGCTGCGTGAGCGGTTCGGGGTCTCTGAGCGCCGCGCGTGCACCGTGGTGGGTCTGCACCGCTCCACGATGCGCCTGGCCCCGCCGTCGATCAGCACCGAGGAGGCCCAGCTGAGGGTGGCTGCGCCGGTTCTCCACCGACCGGCCGCGTTGGGGTGGCGTCGCGCTGCCAAGATGGCCCGCCGCGCCGGTTGGCAGGTCAACAACAAGCGGATCCGCCGGCTGTGGCGCGAGGAGGGGCTTCGGGTGCCGCAGCGGCGCCGCAAGAAGCGGCTGACTGGTATCGGTGTGGCCGTGGGCGCGATGTCGCCTATCCGTCCGAATGTCATCTGGGCGATGGACTTTCAGTTCGACACCACTGCCGACGGTCGCACGCTGAAGTTGTTGAACGTCATCGACGAGTTCACCCGCGAGGCCCTGGCGATCGAGGTCGACCGCAGCATCGACGCCGACGGCGTGGTCGCCGTGCTGGACCGCCTCGCCCTGGTACACGGTGCACCGCACTACGTGCGCTTCGACAACGGCCCGGAGTTCGTCGCGCACGCCGTCGCCGATTGGTGCCGGTTCAACAGTGCTGGTTCACTTTTCATCGATCCCGGCTCGCCGTGGCAAAACGCTTTCATCGAGTCGTTCAACGGCCGGCTTCGTGATGAACTGCTCAACTCGTGGCGGTTCGACTCCCTGCTGGAAGCCAGGGTGCTCATCGAGGACTGGCGTCGTGACTACAACGCCAATCGGCCCCACACCGCCCACGGCGACCTCACCCCGGCCGAGTTTGCCCTACAGTGGGCCACGACCCATCAACCGAAAGTCGCATAA
- a CDS encoding transposase — MASNKRRRHTPDQIIRKLAEGNKLLATGQELAEVCRHVEVAESTWHRWVAQYGGMKANDAKRLKELEAENARLKKLVANQALDIDMLKEISAETSDPEPQAPRSSDAA, encoded by the coding sequence ATGGCATCGAACAAGCGCCGGCGGCATACGCCGGATCAGATTATCCGCAAGCTCGCTGAGGGCAACAAGCTGCTGGCGACCGGCCAGGAGTTGGCCGAGGTGTGTCGGCATGTGGAGGTCGCGGAATCGACGTGGCATCGCTGGGTGGCCCAGTACGGCGGCATGAAGGCCAACGACGCCAAGCGGCTCAAGGAGCTCGAGGCCGAGAACGCCCGGCTCAAGAAGCTGGTCGCCAACCAGGCCCTCGACATCGACATGCTCAAGGAGATTTCGGCGGAAACTTCTGACCCCGAACCGCAAGCGCCGCGCAGCAGCGATGCTGCGTGA